The Phaeodactylum tricornutum CCAP 1055/1 chromosome 8, whole genome shotgun sequence genome has a window encoding:
- a CDS encoding predicted protein, whose amino-acid sequence YESHLHARPVVTKMFTGSLLWGIGDAVAQIVPFLSAGKDSVDGVTAFTYDWPRTTRAAFFGFAIHAPLSHLHFNFLEWMTIRLKVQGLAIPIFKAFMEQFVYWSWFSNSLYHGAMGAMQGQNASQIYDRIANVLWETQLAQWKFWIPIQLVNFQFTPVRHQLNVVLVTSIAWTALLS is encoded by the coding sequence TACGAGTCTCACTTGCACGCTCGTCCGGTGGTAACCAAAATGTTTACTGGGAGTCTTCTTTGGGGGATTGGCGATGCCGTGGCGCAAATCGTTCCCTTCCTGTCCGCCGGAAAAGACAGTGTTGATGGAGTCACTGCCTTTACCTACGATTGGCCCCGCACGACACGGGCCGCCTTTTTTGGATTCGCCATACACGCACCACTCTCTCACTTGCACTTTAACTTTCTGGAATGGATGACTATCCGCCTCAAAGTACAGGGGCTCGCCATTCCCATATTCAAAGCGTTTATGGAGCAGTTCGTCTACTGGAGCTGGTTTTCCAATTCCCTCTACCACGGCGCCATGGGCGCTATGCAGGGACAAAATGCGTCCCAGATCTACGATCGGATTGCCAACGTTTTATGGGAAACGCAACTGGCGCAGTGGAAATTTTGGATTCCGATTCAACTCGTCAACTTTCAATTTACCCCGGTACGGCATCAACTCAACGTCGTGTTGGTCACGAGTATTGCTTGGACGGCGCTCCTGTCG
- a CDS encoding predicted protein: protein MAFFRFAKLAFIVVLVCVLMTISIIMSTINTPLAIGEDFDTLSDPYLSNANPPPTMFRTGARPCALQNISSLSQKKILKSQYEEDRHLLSFFNGLCGGTYMEMGALDGRLYSNSYSFHKAMDWKGLLVELTPESYHQLVKNRPNELAVVNAAVCDQAKKIHYYSKLKQPAVSGVWEFTALEFREKWWSNITIADTEEIDCIPLKEIITKNVGEPAFFDFFRGLGVHGFARPGLHQSGLRNCIYRASAVQSN from the coding sequence ATGGCTTTTTTTCGGTTCGCAAAACTTGCCTTTATTGTTGTCCTTGTCTGCGTGCTAATGACCATCAGTATCATAATGTCTACTATCAACACACCCTTGGCAATTGGAGAAGACTTTGATACGTTATCAGATCCTTATCTGTCCAATGCCAATCCTCCACCAACTATGTTCCGGACTGGAGCTCGTCCGTGTGCTCTCCAAAATATCTCGAGTTTGAGCCAAAAGAAAATCCTCAAGTCGCAATATGAAGAAGATCGACATTTGCTGTCTTTTTTCAATGGTCTCTGCGGTGGTACCTATATGGAAATGGGTGCTCTGGACGGTCGACTGTACAGCAATTCGTATTCTTTCCACAAAGCTATGGACTGGAAGGGTCTTCTTGTTGAGCTGACTCCAGAAAGCTACCACCAATTGGTAAAGAATCGGCCTAACGAATTAGCCGTCGTCAATGCGGCGGTATGCGATCAAGCCAAGAAGATACACTACTATTCGAAGCTCAAGCAGCCAGCCGTTTCAGGAGTGTGGGAATTTACGGCCCTCGAATTTAGAGAAAAATGGTGGTCCAATATCACGATCGCCGACACCGAAGAGATTGATTGCATACCTTTGAAGGAAATCATCACAAAGAACGTTGGCGAACCAGCCTTTTTCGACTTTTTCAGAGGGCTCGGAGTTCATGGCTTTGCAAGGCCTGGACTTCACCAAAGTGGGCTTCGGAATTGTATTTATCGAGCGTCAGCGGTACAATCCAATTAA
- a CDS encoding predicted protein, which yields YETLGVRKTCSESELKKAYRKQCLKYHPDKGGDEDKFKEIQKAYETLSDPEKRQIYDKFGD from the exons TATGAAACACTCGGTGTACGCAAGACATGCTCGGAATCGGAACTCAAAAAAGCGTACCGAAAACAATGTCTGAAGTATCATCCCGATAAAGGAGGGGATGA AGACAAGTTCAAGGAAATTCAAAAGGCGTACGAGACGCTGTCAGATCCCGAAAAACGGCAGATATATGATAAGTTCGGAGAC
- a CDS encoding predicted protein, whose translation MPFSLLQVLHLGLLATATAYSVVSQKAVDSHPHHHGKSVVLHVPVAVRLTVEHEGGSGGSSPEMSQGILPTEVGQYRQWGLSLEAFSGKDSPTLPDDALFLDERIIDLSFSYIPTSPNSPATATNIPTTSSLYWGNATLSWRLPIQNRESDPAYPRTYLVLLWEEQRPYLHEYQHQPPTTLGNNNDWYQRRLLARRIAQIPSQTHRPHSIEQSLGANPLAGIVRVGLLQGTSEYILRDHEPLHASSEPKQNATIATFSTSNFEQRSNAPPAPNVLQNNDTQAKLLTPSSWWQFFAGGACCVLSLLVWATATARPITTGAAHTNAPRNRVQLGLSLSLSDVDDVAHRNDGQLEDTLSVGDNDTYIGAEDVSYTEETKSSKNGSDVVDNSNDDKGGHRSSDSVSNMSSSDQDSRNGTFGLPPSDVQNSESVSSSDNEMLSPPPRMRRQGLSRASPRLTFDQQMEFWRERDASQNTAPVQSIVCVASDTPPGTHIPERMPMTSPLQNKNSPTRCKRPVDSKATEETLSWLEESKEERIVEPEREMSGVCSTTRSNVMNGKKLFDDAAEPETTSHTATQRRLSSFQPNTSRCCPRSSERANKSSKEVEKSSNEDTIAKSSEPYQEQSDRRGAESIHDVEAFQCIPFSRLVSKEKVSVQSQSKASEALAIDSLPFSAPTAESGDIDERLVEPTSLQAFNVEHSTSFQSTVPPLTMYASNAIESAASGMMIDTPDSDEGSRNYPLQELAQADCSSASQPNGVLEVKSTQGNAIEPQAGVQAAFKAYGKEVVLGKSSYSPVRTKPDNLDQRNDLSFKPRSSVQTGSNEGFHSDKSSSRFAGPFSDNDKRTPHAGIFRHTAPEQDFTASPLESKRSSVNDGDCTIAVFAVSCPPEKSTCAEADFSATQWIGRKRNFDAVSKLDDGLAQTPLDTSASKCDVVSPENSRQRTLSLPLPPYQASAQINIPTPDKSKQQRRGCECAANSPGEDCFNDRFFLDSFAKRDSIEAHKSPATPQDSEARLNAVPVVTTETKGRGESSAEGAFTYCSTLPPDSSCSDGRPECCFAGLRVKDEPPTAEIEFPIQNSPAGQKHPIRREGWQSTAETSERGAHYLPDSAASVSLHSFVRDYSDVVWQYQSLDSRSNMQQEKCRHDIYSKPNRGVVRRSRRYRGGSAHVAAAEPVTGRNSTKVFKESMQKPALGSVSESNESMSAVITENLKPSAINQLSETPSWNQVLPDAAPSAALNSATELFAQDNSDLQFGQKDPFSPVTKEMTVVPHSIFTRRRSNARVFESGKANTESQADENKVEGAASSRESTSVHKSKGLEMEPVERSIQVATNHTVSLDTARSTVQYPRKLKRKFGDERTDTSTLAHEWVFASQPVASITLPRTNDSNDCL comes from the coding sequence ATGCCGTTCTCTCTACTCCAGGTACTGCACCTCGGCCTACTGGCGACAGCCACCGCGTATTCTGTCGTGTCTCAAAAGGCGGTGGATTCGCATCCACATCACCACGGTAAAAGCGTCGTACTCCACGTTCCCGTGGCGGTGCGGTTGACCGTCGAGCACGAGGGAGGCTCTGGCGGATCCTCCCCAGAAATGTCGCAGGGTATCTTGCCAACGGAGGTGGGTCAGTATCGCCAGTGGGGATTGTCGCTGGAAGCCTTTTCGGGGAAAGATTCACCGACACTGCCGGATGATGCCCTATTTTTGGACGAACGCATCATCGACTTGAGCTTTTCTTACATTCCTACCAGCCCAAACTCCCCTGCCACTGCAACGAATATACCCACAACTTCATCATTATACTGGGGCAATGCGACATTGTCTTGGAGATTGCCCATTCAAAACAGAGAATCTGATCCGGCTTACCCACGTACATATCTAGTCCTACTCTGGGAAGAGCAGCGCCCTTATCTTCACGAATACCAACATCaaccaccaacaacattgggcaacaacaacgactGGTACCAGCGCCGTCTGCTAGCGCGTCGCATTGCGCAAATTCCATCACAAACGCACCGTCCTCATTCCATCGAACAAAGCCTCGGTGCGAATCCTCTCGCGGGGATAGTTCGAGTTGGTCTTTTGCAAGGCACGTCAGAATACATCCTTCGAGATCACGAGCCGCTGCACGCATCATCGGAACCTAAGCAGAACGCAACGATTGCCACATTCTCAACGTCAAACTTTGAGCAGCGAAGCAATGCTCCACCTGCTCCCAACGTACTACAGAACAATGATACTCAAGCAAAATTATTAACAccgtcgtcgtggtggcAGTTTTTTGCCGGCGGTGCTTGCTGTGTGTTATCATTGTTGGTTTGGGCCACTGCAACGGCCAGGCCAATTACGACTGGCGCGGCTCATACCAACGCCCCCCGAAACAGAGTCCAGCTCGGTTTGTCGctttcactgtccgatgtgGATGACGTAGCGCACCGCAATGATGGTCAGCTTGAGGACACCTTGAGTGTTGGCGACAACGATACCTATATTGGTGCAGAAGATGTGTCATACACGGAGGAAACAAAATCCAGCAAGAATGGAAGCGACGTTGTAGACAAtagcaacgacgacaaagggGGTCATCGATCCTCTGACTCCGTCTCCAACATGTCAAGTTCCGATCAAGATAGTCGAAATGGCACTTTTGGTTTGCCCCCTTCTGATGTCCAAAATAGCGAGTCAGTATCATCCAGCGATAATGAGATGCTTTCGCCGCCGCCCCGTATGCGACGACAGGGACTTTCACGAGCATCACCGCGATTGACTTTTGACCAGCAAATGGaattttggagagaacggGATGCGAGTCAGAATACGGCTCCGGTACAATCCATTGTTTGCGTTGCAAGCGACACGCCACCAGGTACGCACATACCGGAACGCATGCCAATGACGTCGCCACttcaaaacaaaaattcaCCCACGAGATGCAAACGGCCAGTAGACAGCAAGGCCACAGAAGAAACTCTGTCATGGCTTGAGGAAtccaaggaagaaagaaTCGTCGAGCCTGAGAGAGAGATGAGTGGTGTTTGCTCGACCACACGTAGCAATGTAATGAACGGCAAAAAGCTTTTTGATGATGCTGCCGAACCAGAAACAACATCGCACACCGCAACCCAACGTAGATTGTCATCTTTCCAACCGAATACTTCGAGATGTTGCCCTAGGAGTAGCGAAAGAGCCAACAAGTCTTCAAAAGAAGTCGAAAAATCAAGCAATGAGGATACAATTGCAAAATCCTCAGAACCATATCAAGAACAATCAGATAGGCGGGGCGCGGAAAGTATCCACGATGTCGAAGCTTTCCAATGTATTCCTTTTTCACGCCTCGTctccaaagaaaaagtttcTGTTCAGAGTCAATCGAAAGCCTCTGAAGCGTTGGCAATCGATAGCCTGCCGTTTTCAGCACCCACCGCAGAGTCAGGCGACATAGATGAAAGGCTGGTCGAGCCCACATCTCTTCAAGCATTCAATGTTGAGCACTCAACGTCGTTTCAATCAACTGTCCCCCCTTTGACGATGTACGCATCTAACGCAATCGAAAGTGCCGCTAGTGGAATGATGATCGACACACCAGACTCTGACGAAGGGTCAAGGAATTACCCTCTTCAGGAGTTGGCCCAAGCTGACTGTTCAAGTGCAAGCCAGCCGAATGGTGTGTTGGAAGTGAAATCAACTCAAGGAAATGCGATAGAACCGCAAGCAGGAGTACAGGCGGCTTTTAAAGCGTATGGTAAAGAAGTAGTACTCGGCAAATCGTCATATTCGCCTGTGCGAACTAAGCCTGACAACCTTGACCAGAGAAACGATCTCTCATTCAAGCCACGGTCGTCGGTCCAAACTGGTTCGAACGAAGGGTTTCATTCCGACAAAAGTTCAAGCAGGTTTGCAGGCCCGTTTTCAGATAATGACAAAAGGACGCCGCACGCAGGTATCTTTAGGCACACGGCGCCCGAGCAAGATTTTACCGCTTCACCGCTTGAGTCCAAACGTTCGTCCGTGAACGATGGAGATTGCACCATTGCGGTATTTGCAGTAAGCTGTCCTCCGGAAAAATCGACATGCGCAGAAGCAGATTTTAGCGCCACTCAATGGATTGGGCGAAAGCGGAATTTTGACGCTGTGTCGAAGCTTGACGATGGGTTGGCTCAAACACCCCTAGATACATCCGCGTCAAAATGCGACGTTGTCTCTCCAGAAAACAGCAGGCAGCGCACATTGTCCCTGCCACTACCGCCATACCAAGCTTCAGCTCAAATAAACATCCCAACTCCTGACAAAAGTAAGCAACAACGGCGAGGATGTGAGTGTGCAGCGAACTCGCCGGGAGAGGATTGCTTCAATGACCGCTTTTTTCTTGATTCATTCGCCAAACGAGACTCAATAGAGGCACACAAGTCGCCGGCTACCCCCCAAGATAGTGAAGCGAGATTAAATGCTGTGCCTGTCGTAACGACCGAGACGAAAGGACGTGGCGAGTCCTCAGCCGAAGGAGCTTTCACTTACTGCTCAACGCTGCCTCCAGATAGTAGTTGCTCTGATGGACGACCCGAATGTTGCTTTGCCGGCTTGAGAGTAAAAGACGAGCCACCCACCGCCGAAATCGAATTTCCCATACAAAATAGTCCCGCAGGTCAGAAACACCCCATTCGTAGAGAAGGTTGGCAGTCAACTGCCGAGACGAGTGAAAGAGGTGCACACTATCTCCCAGACTCCGCCGCTTCTGTATCCCTTCATTCATTTGTACGCGACTATAGCGATGTAGTATGGCAGTACCAAAGCTTGGACAGCAGATCAAACATGCAACAGGAAAAATGTAGACATGACATTTATTCTAAACCCAATCGCGGTGTTGTTCGACGCAGTCGAAGGTACCGAGGTGGTTCGGCACACGTTGCGGCTGCGGAACCAGTTACAGGCCGGAACAGCACTAAAGTGTTCAAGGAGTCAATGCAGAAGCCAGCGCTCGGATCTGTCAGTGAATCAAATGAGAGCATGTCCGCGGTGATTACAGAAAATCTGAAGCCTTCCGCCATCAACCAGCTTTCCGAAACTCCTTCATGGAATCAAGTACTACCCGACGCTGCACCATCTGCTGCCTTGAACTCAGCTACCGAACTTTTCGCCCAAGACAACAGTGATCTTCAGTTTGGACAAAAGGACCCCTTTTCACCAGTTACCAAAGAAATGACGGTGGTACCCCACTCTATTTTCACTCGCAGGAGGTCGAATGCACGTGTTTTCGAAAGTGGTAAAGCCAACACCGAATCCCAAGCTGACGAGAATAAAGTTGAGGGTGCTGCAAGCAGTCGAGAATCAACTTCAGTCCACAAATCAAAGGGTCTCGAAATGGAACCAGTAGAGCGTTCTATTCAAGTAGCCACAAATCACACAGTTTCGTTAGACACGGCACGGTCTACAGTCCAGTATCCCAGGAAATTGAAACGTAAATTTGGCGACGAGCGGACTGACACATCGACTCTGGCTCACGAGTGGGTTTTCGCGAGTCAACCTGTGGCCTCCATTACACTCCCCCGGACAAACGACTCAAATGATTGCCTTTGA
- a CDS encoding predicted protein — protein sequence MTIYWIMGWLVGVRSGDLGKLYFGSSPLPTLRTIASLLVTLVLQMHLNVRYTPMNRNANLGSSVLFGLANGTSETMLFFGSYIFGKSFLFSLWCPTSNLYSTTICTPKMADIFGFFTFVVYAGLIHVLFWLPLAFPLHIQTDAKPFLIHGLPALIAMSVMWLYLYEMYDDILLVCVLHATIDTWTAVKIALPPPWAK from the coding sequence ATGACAATTTACTGGATTATGGGGTGGCTTGTTGGCGTTCGTAGCGGCGATTTAGGCAAACTCTACTTCGGAAGTTCGCCTCTTCCTACCCTACGAACCATTGCCTCATTGTTGGTAACTTTGGTGCTCCAAATGCACCTGAACGTCCGCTATACGCCCATGAATCGAAACGCAAACTTGGGGTCTAGCGTACTATTTGGACTTGCCAACGGAACATCAGAGACGATGCTATTTTTTGGATCCTACATTTTTGGGAAATCCTTTTTATTTTCCTTGTGGTGCCCCACAAGTAACCTTTACTCTACGACAATCTGTACCCCAAAAATGGCTGATATCTTCGGTTTTTTTACCTTCGTCGTCTATGCTGGTCTAATTCATGTacttttttggcttccaCTAGCCTTTCCGCTCCATATCCAGACTGACGCTAAGCCCTTTCTCATCCATGGGCTGCCGGCTCTTATTGCCATGTCAGTCATGTGGCTGTATTTGTACGAGATGTACGACGATATTTTGCTAGTCTGTGTCCTACATGCCACGATTGACACCTGGACGGCTGTGAAGATTGCTTTACCACCGCCTTGGGCCAAGTAA